A stretch of the Bacillus anthracis str. Vollum genome encodes the following:
- a CDS encoding YpzG family protein, with product MSYRDRLDSRSELFNHTWTRPKHAKAQVNGQTQQTQSLIILANECKKRQF from the coding sequence ATGAGCTACCGTGATCGCTTAGATAGTCGTTCTGAATTATTTAACCATACGTGGACTCGTCCGAAACATGCAAAAGCGCAAGTTAACGGACAGACGCAACAAACCCAGTCTCTCATTATATTGGCGAATGAATGTAAAAAACGCCAATTTTAG
- a CDS encoding small, acid-soluble spore protein K — MGKQAEFWSESKNNSKIDGQPKAKSRFASKRPNGTINTHPQERMRAANQQEE; from the coding sequence ATGGGTAAACAAGCCGAATTTTGGTCTGAGTCAAAAAACAACAGCAAAATCGACGGTCAACCGAAAGCGAAATCACGCTTCGCTTCGAAGCGACCTAACGGCACAATTAACACGCACCCACAAGAACGTATGCGTGCTGCAAATCAGCAGGAAGAGTAG